The genomic segment GGACAGCATGTAGGTCTTCGTCAGCCCCTCCGCCTCGAGGATCGGCTGACCGCGTTCTTTACCGCTCATCGTGCCACCTCCTCGTCATCGAAACGGGGCTGGCTCGCCCGCATCTCCTCCAGTGCCCGCACACAGCGCACACAATGCGCTTCCGCCGGCTCCGTCAGCGGTATCCGCGTCCGGCACGCCTCATGCGCAAAACCGCAGCGGTCGAGGAAATGACAGGTGCCCATCTCGCCCACGAGGTTCGGCACCATCCCCTCGATCGTGCCCAGATGCGCGCCCCGCTTGGTACGTCCGGGCACAGGAATACACCGCAACAAGCCTTGCGTATAAGGGTGCAGCGGATCGCTAAAGATCTGCGACGCAGAGCCGTTTTCGACGACCTGACCGGCATACATCACCGCCACGTTGTCGGCGATCCGGCTGACCACCCCAAGGTCATGGGTGATCAGCATGATGGCGGTGCCCAGCTCATCCTGGATCTTCTTCAACAGGCCCAATATCTGCGCCTGGATCGTCACGTCGAGCGCCGTCGTCGGTTCATCCGCGATCAGCAGCTCCGGGTCGCACATCAGCGCCATCGCGATCATCACCCGCTGCCGCAGGCCCCCCGACAACTGGTACGGATATTGCCGCAGCCGTCGCTCGGCCCCGCTGATCCCCACAAGTTCAAGCAGCTCCACCGCCCGCTCCACCGCCTGCCGGCGGGTGACCTTGCGATGCCGCCGCAGCGTCTCGGTCAGCTGGTCGCCA from the Roseovarius indicus genome contains:
- a CDS encoding ABC transporter ATP-binding protein translates to MSGKTTEPVLEVENLSVELPTATGPLQAVQDVGLKITPGETLCVVGESGCGKSMTSLAIMGLLPKAAKVPQGRISFKGTNLLELGPREMATLRGDRIAMIFQEPMTSLNPVFTIGDQLTETLRRHRKVTRRQAVERAVELLELVGISGAERRLRQYPYQLSGGLRQRVMIAMALMCDPELLIADEPTTALDVTIQAQILGLLKKIQDELGTAIMLITHDLGVVSRIADNVAVMYAGQVVENGSASQIFSDPLHPYTQGLLRCIPVPGRTKRGAHLGTIEGMVPNLVGEMGTCHFLDRCGFAHEACRTRIPLTEPAEAHCVRCVRALEEMRASQPRFDDEEVAR